The genome window TCTCCTCCTTCCTTTGAGGCCTCTGCACCAGACCGACCATACAAGTGCTCAGTGTGCCATAAGTCCTTCAGGCATTTGTCAGAGCTAACCCGCCACGAGAGAGTGCACACCGGTGAAAAGCCATATAAATGTGACACTTGTGATAAAAGTTTCAGCCAGTCTTCACATCTGGCGCACCACCAGCGGACACACAGCTCCGAGCGGCCGTACAAATGTGCCGTGTGCGAGAAGAGCTTTAAGCACCGCTCTCATCTCGTGCGGCACATGTACGCTCATTCAGGCGAGCACCTCTTCAAGTGTAATTTGTGTGAAATGCACTTTAAGGAGTCATCGGAGCTCCTGCACCATCAGTGCCAGCCGGAAGGGGAGAGACCTTTCCGCTGTGGTTCTTGTGGAAAGAGCTTCAAACGCCCATCTGATCTGCGGCAGCATGAACGCACGCACTCAGAGGAGCGACCTTTCCAGTGCGAGGAGTGCCAGATGAGCTTCAAACAGCAGTACGCTCTCGTACGCCACCGACGCACACACAAAAATCCAGCTGATCGCCCCTTCAAGTGTAACCTCTGTGACAAGGGGTTCCTCCAGCCATCCCACCTGCTTTACCACCAGCAGGTTCACGGCATGGAAAGTCTGTTCAAGTGTGCGTCCTGCCAGAAGTCTTTCAGCCAATCAGGAGAACTACTAAGGCACAAATGTGGCGGGGAGGTCGAGAAGCCCTACAAGTGCGAGGTGTGTGGCAAAGGTTACAAAAAGAATTCAACGCTGCAGCGCCACCAGAACTCTCACTGCACAGAGAAGCCGCTGAAATGCTCCCTGTGCGACAAGCGCTTTGTGTCTTCCTCCGAGTTTGTTCAGCACCGCTGCGACCCGACCCGCGAGAAGCCGCTGAAATGTCCCGACTGTGAAAAACGCTTCAGGTACTCTTCCGAGCTGCAGCGCCACCGCCGAGTTCACACAGGGGAGAAGCCTTTCAAATGCGCCAGCTGTGACAAGAGCTTCAAGCAACGCGAGCACCTGGCCAAGCACCAGAGCGTGCACTCGCGGGAGACACAGTTTAAGTGTGTGTGGTGCGGGGAGCGTTTTGTCGACCTCACAGCACTGCAGGAGCACACAGTCCAGCACACTGCTGAGGGGGAGAGTTTCCCTGAAGCACAATGCATCCCATGAACTGAACTGCTCTTCTGTCCTGGGGAGCAAACATGACATTCACCCTCGAAGGAACTTATGCCAGCCTCCGCTCCCCCATTTGTAGTGTATAACAAAGAACCATTAATTAGTGTAATGAGTCGTGACTGAATTCATCCTCATtctttgttgtttattcatCGTCAATAACCGTCTTATTTTGGAACACATGGGGAAAAAACGAATGAAAAAGGTGTAACAATATGGTAAGATCTGGGTTTTGTTTTGTGCGGGACATTATTCTGTGGTTGCATGTGATCGTCTGTTTTGTAACTGTTAATTCTGTTGTTGAGAATGATGGAAAGACCTTCCAGACAGTTGtcagatatgtgtgtgtgtgtgtgtgtgtgtgtgtgtgctcttgtCTAAACTCCTCTGAGATCCATGTGCCTTTTTGTACCGATTCattctgttttttttcttaACGTCACGTCCAGTTTTAGCCGATAATTCCCTCCCATCCGTATACAGCGGCTGGCTTGTGCAGCAGTATCTTTTCACATATTAGATCTTAGGTAGTATCATCTGTTTGTGCATGAATATTTATCACACTTTAATATCACTGTTGTATTATAGGTTTGGTTTATTTAGGAAAACATCCtatgaagaagaaaaaaagtggaTTTGTGAAAATGTATAGCCCGTGTCCTATGAACTCTGTGTTGTTGCATCTTTGTATTAAAACAAGCGACATCGAGGTAACTAACCCATACCTTTCATGTCATACAAACACTTGACATGTGCAATAGAATATGCACAATGTAATATTTATGACTACTGATTCATGGCATAGTCTACTCTGTTATATTATAGATGTGTGTATAAGCTTATGTAAACATTGAAAACTGTATAGTGCTTATGTTACCTGCTTTTGTATTCACTAGGAATGAGCTTGCAGTATCTTGCAAGACATTTTAGTTTCAATTCCACATGGATTATCGGAAGATTTAACCCGACAAGACTTTAAAGCATTATATAACTCACTTGCCACAAACTAGCTGCATTAGTTACTGTGCGATAGAtttaacaaaagtaatattattttttaagttTTTTAAGAATTTGCCTTGGAACATCCTCATGGGATCCTAGCCCCAGACGTTCAGCAGATAAATACGAGTAGCCTCAAAGTTACGAATCATGTGTTGGTTTATGTCGGGCATAAGGTAAAACATTTGTGTACTTTGGCTTACTGTGTGGATTTTTATATTCACAAGCTTTGCAGTATATTTAATAGAAGGTTTTTGAGGTTTACAAATCATGGGGAAAGGGAAATACAGCGGGGTGGGATGGGACTGTGTGGTTGTGCCATGGTTGAAGTCCTGGAGGGAGGTGAACGAGTGTAATGAAGCGTTGGATTTACACATAAGGATATCAATATAGACTCCTGTTCATACTGTATacagacaattaaaataaaccacccttattaaaaaaaaaaaggtgtacATTTTTTCCATCACAGCCAATTCTACAACATGTATAGTATGATGATTTCAATTAGAGATGCCTACTTTCATCATAAGGTATACATTATTTTCACTTTATATACAATATTATTTTCTCATAAAATCCCTATCTACTGACAAAAACATTTTTAGAATATAGTAAAATGATGTCTTCGATTGATTAGCAAAATAGTTACATATTAATCAATCATTTAGATTGCTGCTGCCTTGGTGAATACATGAATGTAGGCTAATTGTAGATATCGTAATAAAATATTAAGAATAAGTATTGGCGAGTACAGACAATGGCTCAGATCCTGATCAATTGAAGCATTTGCTGAATTTCTGTTGATAacagtcatcacaacaacaAAGAATATTTGATTTCATAATCAGCGAGCTCTTAGATTGTTTATGgacacctgtttttatttataagaAAAACACCTTTTAGAGGCActatcaaacatttaatcacAACTTCTTGTTAAAGATGTGATCttacaaaacataacatttcaaGATGTCAATAATCACGTTTTATGCTCTGGTCATTTGTCAATCAATAATATATTATTGATTGACAAATGACCAGAGCATAAAACGTGATtcaatgaatatatatatacatatattattgaattcCTTTAAATTTAAAGAAATTAAAAGATCAGATAATTTACTTAGCATTTATGTACAGTTTCACTAATCCTATTATGAGTAGTAACACCTAATCTAAAATGTAATAACTATACTGTTTTTTTAATGTGTCCTTCTTTAAAAGTATTTGTAACACCttgtttgtgttgtgttgtttgctcttatatttatatatatatttttctttcaaaaaGTACATCTTTAAATATACATCTTGATCTAAATACATTCTTACAAAAAAATCGTTTCTCTTTTtttggtattattattatttacaaggTATGTTTAATTgcttctttttttgttgcattttcggGTCATTGAGCTTTTGATTCACATCCGGGTGATGTTTACCGCAAGAGGGAAGAGCATCCTGGTTCTGCTAACGAACCGCTGCTAAATGTACCTCCACCACCCATCCGAGGAAATTAATATATCACCGAAACTGctgatatacacacatattatcACTGTCGTCAAACCTGGAGCTGCTGCACCAGCTGCACGGAGAGCAACGCACGGCTAACGAGGTGCTAGCGAGCTAACGTTCATGTCGGGCGGACTTCCTGTGAGCTCGGATATTTCTACGACGAGGTTAGCCGGCTAACTTTAGCCCCCGTTATTGATCTCACATTTTATCAAATGTCGACACTAATGAGTAGTTTGTAGTTTATACGTGTCTATTTGACCTTAAAATCCATTACAGTTTGTATGATAGTGTATTTCTAGTTCAAGGTTTACATtttttgattttatgttttgctAAGTAAGCTAGCCTAGGTCACCGTAACTAGCTAGTTAGCGTAGGATGAAATATCGCAAATGGTGTAAGTCCTCACAGATATGTCTACATTTTAGGATAACTCGGCGCTAACCAACATTATTTGTGTTAAGTAATCTCTCATTTAAGTGCACATTTCACCTGTTTTGCCGGTGAAAAAGGCCCCGGAGAGCCCGTGTCGTGACGGGGTCCACACAGTTTAatgtaacgttaactaaaggtaGTTACATTAAACTGTTGGCTGGGTTAGGGGCCAACTAGATAAGACATTGGTTTACCATAATACATTATAGTCTCTAAGCTGATCTAGTTTAGGTTTTACAAGTTCAAATACCTGGTTTTCAATAAAGCTAGGCCTGGTCTAAAGTGATCCAAACGagaaaatgatgtgaaatcacACCTTTTCTGTTTTTCGTTGAGGTATTTAAAGCTTCGACAAACCTAAACCTAGGTTTTAAACTGAATTGCATTTATGGTTGTCTGTTGCAGTAATACTTTGTCTAACCCTGGGTTGTTGTGATGTGGATAGAGTAAATGCATTGACGATATGAAAAGGAGATTTAGACCGTTTTATTGAATATAATTGTTAACCCTGTCCAGGTTTGATGAGAAAAAACGATAGATTTTCTCTTTTTAAAAATAGAATTAATCACAAATCTAACGGTTCTGTTTTAATCCATCCAGATTTACGAATGATCTGGCATTGTTGGGGGTTTTCCTTCTGATAATAAACCGCTCCCATTCTGAAACTAGGTGTTCATATTTATGTGTAAGAAGAGGGTTATTTGGTCGGTTGTGGTCTGTATACACAAAGATAGTCaaatggaaataaaataaatgattcaCCTATGATTCTTTTGATTCTAAATGTTAACATTGTCTTTGTATGACTaacccaaaatacatttgttgAGAGCTATGTCAATTCAGAGATATTTTAGTTGGAGATTGCCCTTGTCTTTttccttaaataaaaaatagaatAAAAGCGTCACTATCTTAAATTGGAACCTGTGCATAAAGAGTTAAGAACACCCAAGTGTATCAAGTACAGGTTCAACACATTTCAGTACAGTGTTTTGGATTTAAAGTTAAGATGGTATTGGTTGTGAAAAAGCAGTGGCATTACCATTTATTGTTGTTATCTTATAAGAGGACTATGATAAAATAGTCTGTGAGCATGGGGAAGCTGTGTTCTTGGAGGGTGGCACAACCTGACAATACATTGTGTCACCAACtggatgtgtgttctgtgtacaAGGTCTCCTTGTTTAGGTGCAGTGGTTTTTCAGGTTGACCTTGTCTGATTTTGGCCTGATCAGAAAAAAAAGCAAAAGACAGACAGTTCAAAAATACTGCTCTGGGTTTGCAGCACTCTGTAGGGTCTCCGTGTTAATCTAGTCCAGGTTTAACAAGTCAAAGGGTGGTCGTTTTTGGTCTACACTCTCTCTACCGTGGTCTTCATTGAGAAAAGGTAGTGAaatctttcttttttaatttgAACAAATCCCAATCTTGAAATCATCAATTAATGTTACTCTCATGCTCATTTTTAAAgctcaaaacatttggagtATAACACTGTAGAGCCACAATGATGAGTTGATCGATTTGTCAATAATCAAAATTGAATCAGtgccaattttttttttaaatctctggTTTTTGTGACAGGTACATTTACAATGTAACAGCAAAGGGAACAACATTCtgtgtttcccctaggtttactgctttgggggggtgctgcctgggtgaggggggggtatatatattttttttaaatcctctggagcagagtgaggagctgtggattattgttattgattaatgcatcagtaaacactaaactcatgacttaaaatgaaagtatttagtttatttaataaaagagcacatgttcaatgtgaaaagtgaccatAGATTACTTCAGTTGCAATTtgatgctatatatatataaaaaaaaaaacgccgGGCCGCGTTGTACTCAAATAAGTACAATCTCAAGgtagaaaatataaatagtAGCATTTTTAAAGCAGCCAGATATAGGTAGTATATTTTTGCTCTGTGTGACTTCACAACTGTATTACAGTCCAAACCATCCATgtaaaacaataaatacatagaAAAAATAGTTGCAGCCCTACATACAAGAAATATTGACCTGTTGTTATTAATGCCTCAGGTTattctctctcttctccctgtttGTTTCTGCAGCTGGCGGCTCTTCATCCCATCCTGCCTAACATCTTGCTCAGGGGCTTCACACACTCGGTCATCGTAGCTCTGTCAGTCTGCACCACCGCTGCATCACACCAACCTGACGCCTTTCCTCAGAGGGCGCAAGCAGCCAAAGCCGATGGTAAGCAAAGCACAGAGACCTTCTTAGAGCCACAAATTCTGGAGAGTCGCTGCGCTGCCTTCCAGTATCGAGCCACGAAGCATTCAGAGGGAGGTAAAGGTCCTCGACACGGAGCCGCGAAGCTAGCTATGCCCGGATCCACGCCGGCCAGCAGCAAGGCTCGGGTGTACACCGATGTCAACACACAGAAGAACAGAGAGTATTGGGACTATGATGCACATGTGCCAAACTGGAGGTACAGTTACAGTGTTTTACTATTTATTGGCTCTTTTTTCATTGCTGCGTTTCAAAATATTGTTTCATTCTGTTCACAGCGAGTGGCTTCTTTTGTGTAAAAAAGTTACAGCCGTCCATCGAAATCTTGTCTATTGTGATTGTGTGCAGAATATGTCTTCTGTATCCTTGTTTTCAACACATACTTTTACTGGGACCATTTTTATGACAGTGTCAGCATTTCATCGATTTTGAAAAGATAGCAGCCTGTCGAAGACAGTCCTTAAAGTGTACATTGTTTTACTGCATTTCCTTATACAAACAGAAATGAGATAATTATACAAAAACCAGTATATAAAATACAAATGCATGATGTTTGAATAAACTTTATTACTGTAAATTAAGTGAGTCTTTCATATGAGACAAAATTATTATCGTTATTGTATTTGCATGAGTTTCTGCCCTGTCAACCacacattttgtttttatttgagaACCCAACACATACTTGTAATGTCACtcatttaaaatatttaaagttgcagttaaaggtggggtaggtaattttggagagaccagctcgagtgcgctagaatttgaaaatacacagccggaaaaaatctcccacttccttacagagcccctcctccaacacacacgaacgcgcagaaggcaggtaggccatccagttattttagccggcccggctcagatgattggtcgtgctttttacagcgccacggcttccacagatgaacattttgttatggattttttgtcaaagcacttcagatattcattgctatcgggatgttaagagcattccatggaatataacacaaagtgtatttcgagccagtttctcaaacttacctaccccacctttaagctgtaATTctattgaatatatatatatatatatatatatataacacttTGTATGTCCAAAAATATTGAAAAAATGCCTGGTATAATTTCACAGAGACCCAGGTGACATCTACAAAGTGTTATGTCCAACTAAGAGTCCAGACCTAAATATTTTcagaaacaaacatttaaaacagACAGTGTTCAGTTATTAAATTTTGAAAGGTTAGtaatttattgttttttttaactagTCTTCTTAAAAAGGAGACAGTTGTTTTTGCTCATGAAGATCtatttttgtttaaatgtaGCTAAATGTTCCTCTCTTCCTCAGCAATCAAGACAACTATCAGTTGGTGCGTAAACTGGGTCGAGGGAAGTATAGTGAAGTGTTCGAGGCCATAAATGTGACCAACAATGAAAAAGTTGTGGTGAAAATCCTCAAGGTGAGTCTTATTTTTCCTTTATGTGACATTTTCCTACCTTGTGTTCCAACTGTCTGGACAGCTCAGTCGTGactctacatttatttttcaaatctTTCTAAATTGGATATACTGTTAAAAGTGtagtttttttacagtgtatatgTTAGCTTATTATCTGGATTCGCACCAAGATTATCTCGGCAGGTGGTGATCCCCCTCACAGCAGAtggctttttctttctttctttttttaatataaagTTACACCCGTCCATCCAAATCCTGTCAAAAGGGTTCTGGTTTTTTTCCCAGTATAAATATCTTTGTTGTCTACACGTCACTGACAATCAGTGACATGTTTTAGGACAAAGTGAGCATATTGATAAGATATATGGCGCTGTCCAAGACAAACTGCTATCATTAGAAGAAACCTGAGTTATTCTTTAACTAGCTCCTATTTTCCAATGAGTTTGTGTCTAAGGGACTTGTTCCAGTATTGAGCAACAGCACTGTAGCAGGCAAATACaattcattttctttttttcgttTGATTGATCTGGTCTGGTGGGTTATGCTGATTTACCAATTTGCACTCAATAAGAAGTCTCAGAGTCTCTCTGTAGCAACCTCTGCTGGTCAAATGTTGGTAAATTCCAAGTGAGAATATATAAACATAGGGGGCCATTTAGAAAGGCACATATATCATATCATCATATTGTTGTATTTTGAACCCCTTGTTTTCTTCCGCAGCCcgtcaagaagaagaagatcaaaCGTGAAATCAAAATTCTTGAAAACTTGCGTGGAGGAACCAACATCATCCGCCTGGTGGACACGGTCAAAG of Pseudochaenichthys georgianus chromosome 3, fPseGeo1.2, whole genome shotgun sequence contains these proteins:
- the LOC117463669 gene encoding zinc finger protein 319, which gives rise to MTEAWQQQHAVAPPSVVHTLPPGTENSLGCTVYGVVLQQDASMQQPQHGQQLTVQAQQPSLQVGGERGHKCGACGHDISHLANPHEHQCMVNQDRSFQCTQCMKIFSQATDLLEHQCVQVEQKPFVCGVCKMGFSLLTSLAQHHNSHGNGNNPMKCSICEKTYRPGSGNNSPTSSAANPQQPSTGETSSDGAAISASSPPSFEASAPDRPYKCSVCHKSFRHLSELTRHERVHTGEKPYKCDTCDKSFSQSSHLAHHQRTHSSERPYKCAVCEKSFKHRSHLVRHMYAHSGEHLFKCNLCEMHFKESSELLHHQCQPEGERPFRCGSCGKSFKRPSDLRQHERTHSEERPFQCEECQMSFKQQYALVRHRRTHKNPADRPFKCNLCDKGFLQPSHLLYHQQVHGMESLFKCASCQKSFSQSGELLRHKCGGEVEKPYKCEVCGKGYKKNSTLQRHQNSHCTEKPLKCSLCDKRFVSSSEFVQHRCDPTREKPLKCPDCEKRFRYSSELQRHRRVHTGEKPFKCASCDKSFKQREHLAKHQSVHSRETQFKCVWCGERFVDLTALQEHTVQHTAEGESFPEAQCIP